In the genome of Desulfovibrio aminophilus DSM 12254, one region contains:
- a CDS encoding DUF1566 domain-containing protein: protein MTAIIRNSGQTLCHDRHGRPLPCRGSGQDGEFRPGRPWPAPRFELSADGAVALDRLTGLHWSADADPAGFPLSRAEAGNLAAEWRAEARHGFDDWRLPDRRELLSLVDFGSATPSLPPSHPFRNAVPNWYWSATEAAIQPGYFWYVQFLGGRMFFGRADEYHLVWPVRGRSESLPNPGPVAGTGRAWPEPRFEVLPGGEAVLDRLTNLVWARDADPRGALPWPLALALPHAANERVLAGRVNWRLPTILELESLVDATRHTPALPAAHPFVNVRDTYWSATNSALDPSWAMCLYLHKGGIGVGHKPTAGFHAWVVSGK from the coding sequence ATGACCGCAATCATCCGCAACTCCGGCCAGACCCTCTGCCACGACCGCCACGGCCGTCCCCTGCCCTGCCGGGGATCGGGGCAGGACGGGGAGTTCCGGCCCGGCCGCCCCTGGCCCGCGCCACGCTTCGAACTTTCGGCCGACGGAGCCGTGGCCCTGGACCGGCTCACGGGCCTGCACTGGTCCGCCGACGCCGACCCCGCCGGGTTCCCGCTCAGCCGGGCCGAGGCCGGGAACCTCGCCGCGGAGTGGCGCGCGGAGGCCCGCCACGGCTTCGACGACTGGCGATTGCCCGACCGCCGGGAACTGCTGAGCCTGGTGGACTTCGGCTCGGCCACGCCCAGCCTGCCCCCGAGCCATCCCTTCCGCAACGCGGTCCCCAACTGGTACTGGAGCGCCACCGAGGCCGCCATCCAACCCGGCTACTTCTGGTACGTGCAGTTCCTCGGCGGCCGGATGTTCTTCGGCCGGGCCGACGAATATCATCTGGTCTGGCCCGTGCGCGGGCGGAGCGAGTCGCTGCCCAACCCTGGGCCCGTCGCCGGAACCGGGCGGGCCTGGCCCGAGCCGCGCTTCGAGGTCTTGCCCGGCGGCGAGGCCGTGCTCGACCGGCTCACGAATCTCGTCTGGGCCCGCGACGCGGACCCGCGCGGCGCGCTGCCCTGGCCCCTGGCCCTGGCCCTGCCCCACGCGGCCAATGAGCGGGTACTGGCCGGGCGGGTGAACTGGCGGCTGCCCACGATCCTGGAGCTGGAATCCCTGGTGGACGCCACGCGCCACACCCCGGCGCTGCCCGCCGCCCATCCCTTCGTCAACGTGCGCGACACCTACTGGTCGGCCACCAACAGCGCCCTGGACCCGTCCTGGGCCATGTGCCTGTATCTGCACAAGGGCGGCATCGGCGTGGGCCACAAGCCCACGGCCGGTTTCCATGCCTGGGTCGTCAGCGGGAAGTAG
- a CDS encoding 4Fe-4S binding protein, producing the protein MTLKEIHERIREIGCLTFTTLDGGTPHSRIAHVCGCDERGLYFLNMSVKPFYRQLKANGKVALCGIFPSGRPTGKNPVGQPAFEPGYTLRITGEAEEVPLAEIEAGAAAGDATFRYVLEDHARYPDIRLFRLHRGKGEIYDYDFEMERRDHKLLRTRFSFGGETHEESGCRITDACVACGACAEVCTFKAVVPGEPYRIDGSRCDECGSCILACPEDAIEPPRTI; encoded by the coding sequence ATGACCCTGAAGGAAATTCATGAACGCATCCGGGAGATCGGCTGCCTGACGTTCACCACCCTGGACGGCGGAACCCCGCACAGCCGGATCGCCCACGTCTGCGGCTGCGATGAGCGGGGGCTTTATTTCCTGAACATGAGCGTCAAGCCGTTCTACCGGCAGTTGAAGGCGAACGGGAAAGTCGCCCTCTGCGGCATTTTCCCCTCCGGCCGCCCCACCGGAAAGAACCCCGTGGGGCAACCCGCGTTCGAACCCGGCTACACGTTGCGGATCACGGGCGAGGCCGAGGAGGTTCCCCTGGCCGAGATCGAGGCCGGGGCCGCCGCTGGCGATGCGACCTTCCGCTACGTCCTGGAGGACCACGCCCGCTACCCGGACATCCGCCTGTTCCGCCTGCACCGGGGCAAGGGGGAAATCTACGACTACGACTTCGAGATGGAGCGCCGGGACCACAAGCTGCTGCGAACCCGCTTCTCCTTCGGCGGCGAGACGCACGAGGAGTCGGGCTGCCGGATCACCGACGCCTGCGTCGCCTGCGGGGCCTGCGCGGAGGTCTGCACCTTCAAGGCCGTGGTGCCGGGCGAACCCTACCGCATCGACGGCTCGCGCTGCGACGAGTGCGGAAGCTGCATCCTGGCCTGCCCCGAGGACGCCATTGAGCCGCCCAGGACGATCTAG
- a CDS encoding DNA integrity scanning protein DisA nucleotide-binding domain protein, with translation MPVREFESVCVHHILDGLRFGLSHFSRPSRAAVIYCPAPDDPPRIYDPQNLLRGHEPRLTEVYLDDDGWRGPRPSDSLVHCLRPEEDHELTLSGLIGFGGRSRAMTYQMWFTEHHPDLCSVGPTTRWLEYAVNLFSQNCEYKNVLNLDAAEFLLQDLACHAVRDFLVDERGLILGMDTNLRIYPLLDAVLGVSKTREEGAWARGVIAFVEPAYLHRLDFLLRFPELERPALSNHKHVRKLLQAVESDDRFLASDGGTIVGVARGALPPATVLADFRGGHGFLYLDQDPVCSFSDGDFHSSNRQPLLVHLEEALLEVDLSPTDRHDLFQAVTRIVNDARDQRHGCSVVVDLGLEPLELAGQKLEAPLDLRREGALEVAVGLSRVDGALHVARDLHLHGFACLMDGLATPGENRARGARFNSAIRFSARHHGVIVVVVSADRPVNVIQGGVELTAQCEWVPMPGTPRPPTLRQWVNQAIV, from the coding sequence ATGCCGGTACGGGAGTTCGAAAGCGTCTGCGTACACCACATCCTGGACGGACTGCGGTTCGGGCTCTCGCATTTTTCCCGGCCCAGCCGAGCGGCCGTGATCTATTGCCCGGCTCCGGACGATCCCCCGCGCATCTACGATCCCCAGAACCTTCTGCGCGGCCACGAGCCACGGCTCACCGAGGTCTACCTGGACGACGACGGCTGGCGCGGGCCGCGGCCCAGCGACTCCCTGGTTCACTGCCTGCGGCCCGAGGAGGATCACGAGCTGACCCTCTCCGGCCTCATCGGCTTCGGCGGCCGCTCCCGCGCCATGACCTACCAGATGTGGTTCACCGAGCACCACCCGGATCTCTGCTCCGTCGGGCCCACCACCCGCTGGCTGGAATACGCGGTGAACCTCTTCTCCCAGAACTGCGAGTATAAGAACGTCCTCAACCTGGACGCCGCCGAGTTCCTGCTCCAGGATCTGGCCTGCCATGCGGTCCGCGACTTCCTGGTGGACGAGCGCGGCCTGATCCTGGGCATGGACACCAACCTGCGCATCTATCCGCTCCTGGACGCCGTGCTCGGCGTGTCCAAGACCCGCGAGGAAGGGGCCTGGGCCCGGGGCGTGATCGCCTTCGTGGAGCCCGCTTACCTGCACCGCCTGGACTTTCTTCTGCGCTTTCCCGAATTGGAGCGGCCCGCGCTGAGCAATCACAAGCACGTCCGCAAGCTGCTGCAGGCCGTGGAGAGCGACGATCGTTTCCTGGCCTCGGACGGCGGAACCATCGTGGGCGTGGCCCGGGGTGCGCTGCCTCCGGCGACTGTGCTGGCCGACTTCCGGGGCGGCCACGGCTTCCTGTATCTCGACCAGGATCCCGTATGCAGCTTCTCGGACGGCGACTTCCATTCCTCCAATCGCCAGCCCCTGCTCGTGCACCTGGAGGAGGCCCTGCTGGAGGTGGACCTGAGCCCCACCGACCGCCACGACCTGTTCCAGGCCGTGACCCGCATCGTCAACGACGCCCGGGATCAGCGTCACGGCTGCTCGGTGGTGGTGGACCTGGGTCTCGAACCCCTGGAGCTGGCCGGGCAGAAGCTGGAAGCGCCCCTGGATCTGCGGCGGGAAGGGGCGCTGGAGGTGGCCGTCGGGCTCTCGCGCGTGGACGGGGCCCTGCACGTGGCCCGCGATCTGCATCTGCACGGTTTCGCCTGCCTCATGGACGGTCTGGCCACGCCCGGCGAGAACCGCGCCCGGGGCGCGCGCTTCAACTCCGCAATCCGCTTTTCGGCCCGCCACCACGGGGTCATCGTGGTGGTCGTCTCCGCCGACCGGCCGGTGAACGTCATCCAGGGGGGCGTGGAACTCACCGCCCAGTGCGAATGGGTGCCCATGCCCGGCACGCCCCGGCCGCCCACCCTGCGGCAGTGGGTCAACCAGGCCATCGTCTAG
- a CDS encoding KdsC family phosphatase — MEQDRPGKADIDCIVYDFDGVMTDNRVLVSQDGTEAVFCNRADGLGVGLIRALGIPQMILSTEANPVVAARAAKLRIPAVQDCADKGAALARLLDARGLDPRRVLFVGNDVNDLPALRLVGWPVAPADAHPSALAAARLVTRARGGQGVIRELADILSGDADSEA; from the coding sequence ATGGAACAGGACAGGCCCGGCAAGGCCGACATCGACTGCATCGTCTACGACTTCGACGGGGTGATGACCGACAACCGGGTGCTCGTGTCCCAGGACGGGACCGAGGCCGTGTTCTGCAACCGGGCCGACGGCCTGGGCGTGGGCCTCATCCGCGCGCTCGGCATTCCGCAGATGATCCTCTCCACCGAAGCCAATCCGGTGGTCGCGGCCCGGGCCGCCAAGCTGCGCATTCCGGCCGTGCAGGACTGCGCGGACAAGGGCGCGGCCCTGGCCCGGCTTCTGGACGCGCGCGGTCTGGACCCCAGACGGGTGCTCTTCGTGGGCAACGACGTGAACGATCTGCCCGCGTTGCGGCTGGTGGGCTGGCCGGTGGCCCCGGCCGACGCCCATCCCTCGGCGCTGGCTGCGGCCCGGCTGGTGACCCGGGCCCGGGGCGGCCAGGGCGTGATCCGGGAACTGGCCGACATCCTCTCCGGCGACGCGGACTCAGAAGCCTGA
- a CDS encoding MarR family winged helix-turn-helix transcriptional regulator has product MSNEIEENPGELLGLAGRLWAQSLAARLADLGLAPGQAPVLRRLRGRDGLTQAELCVLVGVEQPTMANTLKRMVRDGLVRRAADPADRRRTLLRLSSRARGLLDGLDLALKDMEQTAFRDFPEGDRRELMRLLAALCGNLRADLAEDVLVLLDVVPEDEPLGDAAAGTPASGF; this is encoded by the coding sequence ATGTCCAATGAAATCGAAGAGAATCCCGGCGAACTGCTCGGCCTTGCCGGACGGCTCTGGGCCCAGTCCCTGGCCGCCCGTCTCGCGGATCTGGGCCTGGCCCCGGGCCAGGCGCCGGTGCTGCGCCGCCTGCGCGGGCGCGACGGCCTGACCCAGGCCGAACTCTGCGTTCTGGTGGGCGTGGAGCAGCCCACCATGGCCAACACCCTCAAGCGCATGGTCCGCGACGGCCTCGTCCGGCGCGCCGCCGATCCGGCCGACCGGCGGCGGACGCTTCTGCGCTTGAGTTCCCGCGCGCGAGGGCTCCTGGACGGCCTGGATCTGGCGCTCAAGGACATGGAGCAGACGGCCTTCCGGGATTTTCCCGAAGGGGACCGGAGAGAGCTGATGCGGCTGCTGGCCGCGCTTTGCGGCAATCTGCGGGCCGACTTGGCCGAGGATGTGCTCGTGCTCCTGGACGTGGTGCCCGAGGACGAGCCGCTCGGGGACGCGGCGGCCGGGACTCCGGCCTCAGGCTTCTGA
- a CDS encoding YeeE/YedE thiosulfate transporter family protein, translated as MDLWYGLFTGVLFGALLQRCEVIRYDRQLGALRLRDMTIVKFMLSTVVVGMIGVYLLFDLGLVKLSVKAAVLGGVIPGGLLFGMGWGLVGYCPGTAAGALGEGRLDAFWAILGMFVGAGLYAEAYPALKAGLLTWGDYGKITLPQVVGVNHWPIIAMITLGALLLFRWFEKKGL; from the coding sequence GTGGACCTCTGGTACGGGCTGTTCACCGGCGTACTCTTCGGCGCGCTGCTCCAGCGCTGCGAGGTCATCCGCTACGACCGCCAGCTCGGCGCGTTGCGTCTGCGGGACATGACCATCGTGAAGTTCATGCTCAGCACCGTGGTGGTGGGCATGATCGGTGTCTATCTGCTGTTCGACCTGGGGCTGGTCAAGCTTTCGGTCAAGGCCGCGGTGCTCGGCGGGGTCATCCCCGGCGGGCTCCTCTTTGGCATGGGCTGGGGCCTTGTGGGCTATTGCCCGGGCACGGCCGCCGGAGCCCTGGGCGAAGGCCGCCTGGACGCCTTCTGGGCCATCCTGGGCATGTTCGTGGGCGCGGGCCTCTACGCCGAGGCCTATCCGGCGCTCAAGGCCGGGCTCCTGACCTGGGGCGACTACGGCAAGATCACCCTGCCCCAGGTTGTGGGCGTGAACCACTGGCCGATCATCGCCATGATCACGCTCGGCGCGCTGCTGCTGTTCCGCTGGTTCGAAAAGAAGGGGCTGTAA
- a CDS encoding YeeE/YedE thiosulfate transporter family protein has product MIVATPRSRPWSPYLGGALAGLLVVLSVFLSGKYFGASTTFVRGAGFVESLFSPERVATMPYFIKEIPKLDWQALFVVGICVGAALASQLSGTFRVQAVPDSFAERFGGSSARRAFVAFLGGILAMFGARLADGCPSGHGLSGTLQLSVSGFIALVCFFIGGIITARLQYKGR; this is encoded by the coding sequence ATGATCGTCGCGACGCCGCGCTCCAGACCCTGGAGCCCTTACCTCGGCGGAGCCCTGGCCGGGCTTCTGGTCGTGCTCTCGGTGTTCCTGTCCGGGAAGTACTTCGGCGCCTCCACCACCTTCGTGCGCGGAGCGGGGTTCGTGGAATCCCTGTTCTCGCCCGAACGGGTGGCGACCATGCCCTATTTCATCAAGGAGATTCCCAAATTGGACTGGCAGGCCTTGTTCGTGGTGGGCATCTGCGTGGGCGCGGCCCTGGCCTCGCAACTGAGCGGCACCTTCCGCGTCCAGGCCGTGCCCGATTCGTTCGCCGAGCGCTTCGGGGGTTCATCCGCCCGCCGGGCCTTCGTCGCCTTCCTGGGCGGCATTCTGGCCATGTTCGGAGCCCGGCTGGCCGACGGCTGCCCCAGCGGCCACGGCCTGTCCGGCACGCTCCAGCTCTCGGTCAGCGGCTTCATCGCCCTGGTCTGCTTCTTCATCGGCGGGATCATCACCGCCCGCCTCCAATACAAGGGGAGGTGA
- a CDS encoding MATE family efflux transporter: protein MFSRYSAPGGIKDVLRVGLPLVMGMASTTAMEFTDRVFLGNYSVISIAAALPAGLANFVLLAFCMGVVEYVGVFVAQYTGAGQPRRVGAALWQGLWFCLPASLILASLTFAADPLFALAGHPPEVQAQEATYFSILCLGSGFAVTGMCLSSFFSGRGLTLPVMIVNIIGALLNIPLDYALIYGRFGLPEMGIAGAAVATCFAWFLSALLLALLVFRRANERDFGVRSSWRFDKALFLRFLRFGLPTGVQFLMDILGFTLFLFIIGSLGAESLAATNIVFSLNALVFLPMVGFSVAASILVGQAMGAGDPDRAAYANTSTLYLCVTYTLILDAAFVFFPRELLSLFRPQDLSPEHFEAVRETGVVLLRLVAVYCLFDSVGIIQYGSLRGAGDTRFIMLTILGCSALILVLPTWLMVRVLGWGLYPAWACVLIYIAALAVIMRIRFLRGAWRKIRVIEPTGPTPADGVSP from the coding sequence ATGTTTTCCCGCTACTCCGCTCCCGGCGGCATCAAGGACGTGCTCCGCGTGGGCCTGCCCCTGGTCATGGGCATGGCCTCCACCACGGCCATGGAGTTCACCGACCGCGTCTTTCTCGGCAACTATTCCGTGATCTCCATCGCGGCGGCCCTGCCCGCCGGACTGGCCAACTTCGTGCTGCTCGCCTTCTGCATGGGAGTGGTGGAGTACGTGGGCGTGTTCGTGGCCCAGTACACCGGCGCCGGACAACCTCGACGCGTGGGCGCGGCTCTCTGGCAGGGCCTCTGGTTTTGTCTGCCCGCGTCGCTGATCCTGGCCTCGCTGACCTTCGCGGCCGACCCCCTGTTCGCCCTGGCCGGGCACCCTCCCGAGGTCCAGGCCCAGGAGGCGACCTATTTCTCCATCCTCTGCCTGGGCTCGGGCTTCGCCGTGACCGGCATGTGCCTCTCAAGCTTCTTCTCCGGCCGGGGCCTGACCCTGCCGGTGATGATCGTGAACATCATCGGGGCGCTGCTGAACATCCCCCTGGACTACGCCCTGATCTACGGCCGTTTCGGCCTGCCGGAGATGGGCATCGCCGGGGCCGCCGTGGCCACCTGCTTCGCCTGGTTCCTGAGCGCCCTGCTCCTGGCCCTGCTCGTCTTCCGCCGAGCCAACGAGCGGGACTTCGGGGTGCGTTCGTCCTGGCGTTTCGACAAGGCCCTGTTCCTGCGCTTCCTGCGCTTCGGCCTGCCCACCGGGGTGCAGTTCCTCATGGACATCCTGGGCTTCACCCTGTTTCTCTTCATCATCGGCAGCCTGGGGGCCGAAAGCCTGGCCGCCACGAACATCGTCTTTTCGCTGAACGCCCTGGTCTTCCTGCCCATGGTCGGCTTCTCTGTCGCCGCCAGCATCCTGGTGGGCCAGGCCATGGGCGCGGGCGACCCGGACCGGGCGGCCTACGCCAACACGAGCACCCTCTATCTCTGCGTGACCTACACCCTGATCCTGGACGCGGCCTTCGTCTTCTTCCCCCGCGAACTCCTGAGCCTGTTCCGGCCCCAGGATCTGAGCCCGGAACACTTCGAGGCCGTGCGCGAGACCGGCGTGGTGCTCCTGCGGCTGGTGGCCGTGTACTGCCTCTTCGACTCCGTGGGCATCATCCAGTACGGCTCCCTGCGCGGCGCGGGCGACACCCGCTTCATCATGCTGACCATCCTGGGCTGCTCGGCCCTGATCCTCGTGCTGCCCACCTGGCTCATGGTCCGCGTCCTGGGCTGGGGACTCTACCCCGCCTGGGCCTGTGTCCTGATCTACATCGCGGCCCTGGCCGTGATCATGCGCATCCGCTTCCTGCGCGGGGCCTGGCGGAAGATCCGGGTCATCGAACCGACCGGGCCGACCCCGGCGGACGGCGTTTCTCCGTGA
- the coaBC gene encoding bifunctional phosphopantothenoylcysteine decarboxylase/phosphopantothenate--cysteine ligase CoaBC, with protein sequence MEHPLLFSGFLGSRVHIGVTGSVAAYKALDILRGLLRAGCSVSATLTRAAERFVTPLSFQALGADPVYGEMFAGAETVDPFGHLAPSHAAKVLLIAPATADILAKLACGLADDMLSCQALAFRGPLVLAPAMNPAMWAAPATRENWAKLLGRGALGVEPGQGLAACGDEGQGKLADPAEILAASLRALSPADMAGKRVLVSLGPTREAWDAVRFWTNASSGLMGAALATAAWLRGAEVTVVAGPVNQPLPLGIRRLDVNTALEMHAACMDLWPDMDLACMTAAVADFRPEPYGDQKFKKDKAGDGLTVRFLPNPDILRDLGANKREGQILVGFAAETSDLGPQAAKKLKAKNLDLIVANRVDRADSGFASPTNAVCVLDRRGRLEQWPALPKTEVAWRIWDLLPQL encoded by the coding sequence GTGGAACACCCGCTGCTCTTCTCCGGTTTCCTGGGCTCCCGGGTCCACATCGGGGTCACGGGCAGCGTCGCCGCCTACAAGGCCCTGGACATCCTGCGCGGATTGCTCCGCGCGGGATGTTCCGTTTCCGCCACCCTGACGCGGGCCGCCGAGCGCTTCGTCACCCCCCTGTCCTTCCAAGCCCTGGGCGCGGACCCGGTCTACGGCGAGATGTTCGCCGGGGCAGAGACCGTCGATCCGTTCGGACACCTCGCGCCCTCCCACGCGGCCAAGGTTCTGCTCATCGCCCCGGCCACAGCCGACATCCTGGCCAAGCTGGCCTGCGGCTTGGCCGACGACATGCTCTCCTGCCAGGCCCTGGCCTTCCGGGGCCCGCTGGTCCTGGCCCCGGCCATGAATCCGGCCATGTGGGCCGCCCCGGCCACCCGCGAGAACTGGGCGAAACTCCTGGGGCGCGGCGCCCTGGGCGTGGAGCCCGGCCAGGGGCTGGCGGCCTGCGGCGACGAGGGCCAAGGCAAGCTGGCCGACCCGGCGGAGATTCTTGCCGCCTCGCTGCGCGCGCTCTCCCCCGCGGACATGGCCGGGAAGCGCGTGCTCGTCAGCCTGGGGCCCACCCGCGAGGCCTGGGACGCGGTGCGTTTCTGGACCAACGCCTCCTCCGGGCTCATGGGCGCGGCCCTGGCCACGGCGGCCTGGCTGCGCGGGGCCGAGGTCACGGTGGTGGCCGGGCCGGTGAATCAGCCACTCCCCCTGGGCATCCGCCGCCTGGACGTGAACACGGCCCTGGAGATGCATGCGGCCTGCATGGACCTCTGGCCCGACATGGATCTGGCCTGCATGACCGCAGCTGTGGCCGACTTCCGGCCCGAGCCCTACGGGGACCAGAAATTCAAGAAGGACAAGGCGGGCGACGGGCTGACCGTGCGCTTCCTGCCCAACCCGGACATCCTGCGCGACCTGGGCGCGAACAAGCGCGAGGGGCAGATTCTCGTGGGCTTCGCGGCCGAAACCTCGGACCTGGGCCCCCAGGCGGCCAAGAAGCTCAAGGCCAAGAACCTGGACCTCATCGTGGCCAACCGCGTGGACCGGGCCGACAGCGGCTTCGCCTCACCCACCAACGCGGTCTGCGTCCTGGACCGGCGGGGCCGTCTGGAGCAGTGGCCAGCCCTGCCCAAAACCGAAGTGGCCTGGCGGATATGGGATCTCCTTCCGCAACTCTGA
- a CDS encoding NfeD family protein encodes MTPGIPPRPARLLVILLLFLLPFALPSAPFSKDAADPRPARVLEVEITGAITPVQEELLRAALTRVQAGGHDLLLIRLDTPGGLLETMRGMVKDMLNAPAPVLVWVGPRGAQAASAGVFLVAASQVAGMAPQATIGSASPVGQGGEELSKTMSDKVKADLISLVRGAAASRGRNVDWYERAVSESVSLSAQDAVLERVVEILADDPSDFLVQAGRRGIRHADGVLHFDADRMTIERFEPGFRHRFLSWLLHPQVAYFLMLGGLAGLFFELTTPGAVLPGVLGGLCLLLALYAMSVLPTSAAGVGLILLGLALFWLEVKITSYGMLGVAAVIALFLGSIILFDPTSGMPGLPLSTVIVTVSGLSAFLALAVALVVRAQRSRTSLGGQAMLGLEAEVLDWRGSRGQVRTRGEIWSARSDDPLRPGDRVMIVGIDGLTLVVRHGDPETGPQSS; translated from the coding sequence ATGACTCCCGGAATCCCCCCACGCCCGGCGCGTCTCCTCGTCATTCTTCTTCTTTTTCTTCTTCCCTTCGCCCTGCCCTCCGCGCCGTTCAGCAAGGACGCGGCGGATCCGCGGCCGGCCAGGGTGTTGGAGGTGGAGATCACCGGCGCGATCACACCCGTGCAGGAAGAGCTGCTGCGCGCCGCGCTGACGCGGGTCCAGGCCGGAGGCCATGATCTCCTGCTGATCCGCCTGGACACCCCGGGCGGCCTGCTGGAAACCATGCGCGGCATGGTCAAGGACATGCTCAACGCGCCCGCGCCGGTGCTGGTCTGGGTGGGCCCGCGCGGAGCCCAGGCCGCCTCGGCCGGGGTTTTCCTGGTGGCCGCCTCCCAGGTGGCGGGCATGGCTCCGCAGGCCACCATCGGTTCGGCCTCGCCCGTGGGGCAAGGCGGCGAGGAGTTGAGCAAAACCATGAGCGACAAGGTCAAGGCCGACCTGATCAGCCTCGTTCGCGGCGCGGCCGCGTCCCGAGGCCGCAACGTGGACTGGTACGAACGGGCCGTGAGCGAGAGCGTGAGTCTTTCGGCCCAGGATGCGGTCCTGGAGCGGGTGGTGGAGATCCTGGCTGATGATCCCTCGGACTTCCTGGTCCAGGCCGGACGACGCGGCATCCGCCACGCGGACGGAGTGCTGCACTTCGATGCCGACCGGATGACGATCGAGCGTTTCGAGCCCGGCTTCCGGCATCGCTTCCTGTCCTGGCTCCTGCACCCGCAGGTGGCTTATTTCCTCATGCTCGGCGGATTGGCCGGACTGTTCTTCGAGCTGACCACGCCCGGGGCCGTGCTGCCGGGCGTGCTCGGCGGGCTCTGCCTGCTCCTGGCGCTCTACGCCATGAGCGTCCTGCCCACGAGCGCGGCGGGCGTGGGCCTCATTCTGCTGGGGCTGGCCCTGTTCTGGCTGGAGGTCAAGATCACGAGTTACGGCATGCTCGGCGTGGCCGCCGTGATCGCCCTCTTCCTGGGTTCGATCATCCTCTTCGATCCGACGTCCGGAATGCCGGGTCTGCCCTTGTCCACGGTGATCGTCACCGTGAGCGGCCTCTCCGCCTTCCTGGCCCTGGCCGTGGCCTTGGTGGTGCGCGCCCAACGCTCCCGCACGAGCCTGGGCGGGCAGGCCATGCTCGGCCTGGAGGCCGAGGTTCTGGATTGGCGCGGGAGTCGCGGCCAGGTGCGCACGCGCGGCGAGATATGGTCCGCGCGTTCGGACGATCCGCTCCGGCCCGGCGACCGGGTGATGATCGTCGGCATCGACGGCCTGACGCTCGTGGTGCGCCACGGCGATCCCGAAACCGGACCCCAGTCTTCGTGA
- a CDS encoding slipin family protein: MYTFLPLLAIALVLVFASLRVLNEYERGVIFRLGRVIRAKGPGIILLIPWIDRMVRVSLRVVTMDVPNQDVITRDNVSMKVNAVVYFRIVDPVKAVVEVEDYILATSQLAQTTLRSVCGGVEMDELLSHRDKVNSQLQAILDQHTDPWGVKVTTVEVKYIDLPQEMQRAMAKQAEAERERRAKVINAEGEFQAAARLTEAAAIIGKHPEAIQLRYLQTMREIAAESKASTLIPVPVDLLRLLSSPAPAGNDQTKEEKE, encoded by the coding sequence ATGTATACGTTTCTGCCTCTGCTGGCCATCGCTCTCGTCCTGGTCTTCGCCTCCCTGCGCGTGCTCAACGAATATGAGCGCGGCGTGATCTTCCGCCTCGGCCGGGTGATCCGGGCCAAGGGGCCGGGCATCATCCTGCTCATTCCCTGGATCGACCGCATGGTGCGCGTTTCGCTGCGGGTGGTGACCATGGACGTGCCCAATCAGGACGTGATCACCAGGGACAACGTGAGCATGAAGGTCAACGCGGTGGTCTACTTCCGCATCGTGGACCCGGTGAAGGCGGTCGTGGAGGTGGAGGACTACATTCTGGCCACATCGCAGCTTGCGCAGACCACCCTCCGCAGTGTATGTGGCGGCGTCGAGATGGACGAACTGCTGTCGCATCGCGACAAGGTCAACTCCCAGCTCCAGGCGATCCTGGATCAGCATACCGATCCCTGGGGCGTGAAGGTGACCACGGTGGAGGTCAAGTACATCGACCTGCCCCAGGAAATGCAGCGGGCCATGGCCAAGCAGGCCGAGGCCGAGCGCGAGCGACGGGCCAAGGTCATCAACGCCGAGGGCGAGTTCCAGGCGGCCGCGCGGCTGACCGAGGCCGCCGCGATCATCGGAAAGCATCCCGAGGCCATCCAGCTGCGCTATCTCCAGACCATGCGGGAGATCGCGGCCGAGAGCAAGGCGTCCACGCTCATCCCCGTGCCCGTGGATCTGCTGAGATTGTTGAGTTCACCCGCGCCCGCGGGCAACGATCAGACGAAAGAGGAGAAGGAATGA